Proteins co-encoded in one Centropristis striata isolate RG_2023a ecotype Rhode Island chromosome 24, C.striata_1.0, whole genome shotgun sequence genomic window:
- the arl6ip6 gene encoding ADP-ribosylation factor-like protein 6-interacting protein 6, whose translation MRMQRSTTDRDFLREGVGRSYSSEEPEEAAPGRTVMSSEGAGGRTRWLVVLLSALFSAGVVAAVGCVCALIYPILKELRAERVRGEDGTEQRMLGFWSVLVLSVLVGFICCVFSWTLTYLDSERTGVALGAPLTLAHFRDISGHGFHFGYGVAVLNGIMAMLTVVWSLT comes from the exons ATGAGGATGCAGAGGAGTACGACGGACAGGGACTTTTTAAGAGAAGGAGTCGGTCGCTCGTACTCGTCAGAGGAACCAGAAGAAGCTGCTCCGGGGAGGACCGTCATGTCCTCAGAGGGAGCGGGGGGGAGGACACGGTGGCTGGTGGTCCTGCTGTCCGCGCTGTTTTCTGCCGGAGTTGTGGCCGCTGTGGGTTGTGTCTGCGCCCTCATATACCCCATACTCAAAG AGCTGCGggcagagagagtgagaggagaggacggcaCGGAGCAGAGGATGCTGG gtTTCTGGAGTGTCCTGGTGCTGTCAGTGTTAGTGGGGTTCATCTGCTGTGTCTTCTCATGGACCCTCACCTACCTCGACTCAGAGCGGACTGGCGTGGCGTTGGGAGCGCCACTGACACTGGCCCACTTCAG agACATCTCTGGCCATGGCTTCCACTTTGGTTATGGCGTTGCTGTGCTTAATGGCATCATGGCCATGCTCACTGTGGTGTGGAGCCTCAcctga